The nucleotide sequence CGGCTTACCTAAACTAATATCTGATTTGATGGGTTGATTGAGGTCACACTTTTTCTTTTTATAACTCACTATAGCAACATCAAAACGACAAGGTAAAAGAGCTAAATTCGGGTATTCACCTAAAAATAATCCTGCACTTCGGATAAGTTTAAGTTGTTTTTGCGTGTTAATTGCTAATAACCCGTCAGCATCCCAATTGCCGCTACTGCGTGTTTTAACCTCTATAAATGCTAAAGTTGGACAAGTTAAGCATTGAGCAATGATGTCAATTTCTCCCCAACGACAACGCCAGCGATGATGAAGGATAGACCATTGTTGCGCTTTTAACCATTCTAAAACTAATTTTTCTCCGAGTTCACCAATTTTAGTCATTAGTCGTTAGTAGTTAGTCGTTAGTTATTAGTTATTAGTTATCTTTTCCCTTACCAATCATCATCATTTCTTCTGACGTAAACTTCTTCGGTTTCTTCTTCTTGTTCTTCTTCGGGATCTTGCCATTGATCAGAAAAAGGTTTAACCACTTTATTAATAGCATCTGAAATAAAGGCTTTGATAAACTCATCCTTGCGGCTTAACTGAAACTGTCGCTGCACAACTTCGGTAATTCCTCCATCTCCCCAGTCTTGATCGTGGCGGAAATATTCCACAAAACTTTTCCCGGCAATACGGGTTAAATAAGCACCTGTTACTGCTTGTATGGCTTTCCCGACTATATAAGTGGCTACCTGAAACTGTAAGGCTCTTGCTAATAATTCTACGGCTCCTTTAACCACTCCTAAACTGACCAACGTTTTGCCTAAAGATAAGGCTAATTCTTTTCCTCTCTCGCTATTAATTTCACAGTTATAAACCTGACCAATTTCGATCACCATTTGGGCGTTAACGGCGGCGGCGGCTAACATATCCACAACCGGTAAAGGTGTAACGGCAATTACTCCGGCTCCTATCCATTGATAACGGTCTATAATTTTATCAGCTTGTCTTCGTCTTTGACTATCAATAATTTTTCTAGCTTCTTCTCCTAATCGTTGCGATTGCAATAAGATATTATCAGCAATTAAATCCTCTCCCTCTGCCCGTAAAATAGCCGCTAACCGTTTAATTAAAGGAATAATATCCGGTTCAGGTTGAATGAGTTCTCCATTTTCTAATTGCACGGGTTGAGGGTTAGCCGCCAGTGCCACAATATCAGCCGCATTAATAAAGTCTTGTACCCGTTGTTTTAACTGATTTAAAATGACTTCTTGATCTTCATCAGAATACAGATCAGTTTTGTTAAAAATCAGTAGGGATCGTTTACCAATTCCTACTAACATTCGCAGGGGTTCATATTCAGATTGACGTAAATCATTATCTATTACAAATAAAAGTAGGTCTGCCTCAGTCGCTAACTGTCTGGCTAATTGTTCTCGTTGTGTTCCGGCGATGCCGGCTTCTAAAATTCCTGGAGTATCGGTAATTAAAATTTCCCGAGAAATCCCTTTTAATTTAAGCCGATAAGTTTCGCCTATCTGAGTGGTTCCCATAGTGGCCTCAACATTACCCACCATTTCGCCGATTAAAGCATTAACCAGAGAAGTTTTGCCGGCTGAACCGGTGCCGAATACCACTACTCGCAATTCTCCTCGGGCTAAATTAGCTTCTATTTCTTGCGATCTGCTTAATAAGGCTTTTTGAGAAACTTTATCCTGAATTTGCTGCACTTGTCTTTTAACAGCTTTCAGATTTTCTGAGGCGGCCTCGGTTTTTTGTTGGGGAAGTTTAGCGGCTATACGACGGTAACGGGCCTTTTTACTGGACTGTTTTGGGGATGAGAAAACATTGAAGTAATAGAAGAACCCATAAATAATGCACCCAAGTACAACAATCAACAACCAAACCATCAAATGAGCCAATAAAGGGGAACTCCAGGCTATTTGGCTGTAGAGTCTGTAAATCGAATCAATTAACCACAAAAGTAGTCCCAGAAGGATTCCTAGACTAATAATTAGAGTCAGTAGGCGTGGCAGAGGCATTTTCGGTTAGTCAGCAGTCATTAGTCAGTAGTCATCAGTGATTTCTCACCGAATCATTTTCCTACACTTTATCGAAAATTGCGGGTAAAAACCTCGCCCTTCTAGGGCGAATTTATAGACTTAATGAAATCTCTCAAAACCTCCGACATCGTAATATTTAATTTTTGAGCGTAGTTTTTGAGCTTCTCATATTCTAGCTCATTGATATAGAACTGTATTTTCTTCATTCTTCTTGTCATAAGGCTTGATTAGTGATATACTCCTACATAAGGATATAATACAATTGCAATGAAAGCCAGGTATCAATTTCGCGTTTACCCAACAAAAGACCAACAGATAGCCATCGCTAGACTGTTTGGTTGTTGTCGGGTAGTCTGGAATGATGCCTTGAGTTTTTGTCAAGAGAAATATAAGCAAGGAGAGAAAAAACCCAGCTATGGCGAACTGTCTAAAAGGTTAACTCAACTTAAGAAGAGTAGCGAAAAAGAATGGTTAGGGGAAGTGTCTTCTATCCCCTTGCAGCAATCATTAAAAGATTTAGAACAAGCTTATTCTAACTTTTTTAAATCTTGCAAAGGAGAGAGGAAAGGGAAAAAGATAAAGCCTCCTAAATTTAAGAAGCGTAAATCGAGACAGTCAGCCAAGTTTACCGATAACGGGTTTAAGGTAAGACAACACAATGTCTATCTCCCAAAGATAGGTAAACTACGAATTGTTTGGACTAGACCCCTGCCTTCTCCCCCCTCATCAGTCACGCTGATTAAAGATAGTGCTGACAGGTATTTCTTGAGTTTTGTAGTTGAGATACATCCTGAAAAGTTGCCCGACAATGAGCAATCTATTGGAATTGACTTGGGTATTATTGACTTCGCCACTTTTAGCAATGGTGAAAAGGTCAAAGCCCCTAAGCCCTTAAAGAAAAGATTAAAGAGGCTCAAGAAGCTACAAAGGAAATTTTCTAGAAAGAAAAAAGGTAGTAAACGGCGTGAAGTAGCTCGTAAAAAAGTAGCTAAACTCCATGCCAAAATAGCTGACACTAGAAAAGATTTTCTTCATAAACTATCCACTAGAGTTGTGCGTGAAAATCAAACTATCGCTCTAGAAGATTTAAATACAAGTGGGTTAATGAAAAACCGTAAACTCGCCCGAGCCATATCAGATTTGGGATGGTGTACCTTCCGAGATATGTTAACAGCTAAATCGGAAAAATACGGGCGTGATTTACGGATAATTGACCGATGGGAGCCAACATCACAAAAATGCTCGTGTTGTGGGAAAAAGGGAGGCAAAAAAGAACTTTATGTTAGAGAGTGGCTTTGTCTTTTCTGTGGCACATGGCATGACAGGGATGTGAATGCAGCTAAAAACATTTTAGTCGCGGGTGGACTATCCGAGACTTTAAACGGAGTGCGACTCGTTCAGTCGAAATAAGCAGTAATACTTAGGGATGACTGACATCTGATGAGTAACCATGAGGTTGAACAAGCACTTAAATCCTCATCAGGTGATAACTTAATATCCGTAAAGGTGATGGTAGCCATCTGAGCCAAAAGCTAAGAAAGATGGTTGAAACTGCAAAGAATCACTAAATACCTAGTCCTTTCCCGTAGATGTTACGGTGACAGTATCGCCCCTAGTCATTTAAGACTGGTAAACTTATAGGCTAAAGCGGGGCGAAAAGGCAGTAACACCAAGAACGATGGTGAATCCTGTCTAACATCTAGTCATGGTTAGGAATACGAACTCTTGCCTGAAACGTCGTTAGAGTCACCCAGCCTACTCGTTCTATCGGCTGGAAACAAAAGTTAAAGGTCTAAAATGCCAGCAGATTTCCGTTTCTGAACTGGGAACATCCATATAGACTCGGCGTAGAAAGAGAACCTAAAGCTAGCAGCAACGGATATTAGGAACGAAGTAAACCTTATAAATCTCTTGGAAATAGGTCGATTTATCCAAGTAGTAACCAACGCAAGATTTATAAGGGAAAGATGGTGTAAAAAGCCAAAGCCTGTTTGTAATAAATAGGATATGCTGACGTACACCCGATTACATGGAATATATAGTCGCTAATAGGAGCGAATATGTTATGAACACGGTCACAAAACCGATGTATGAATGGAAGGACATCAATTGGCGTAAAGTCGAAAGATGTATCTTTAAACTCCAAAAACGAATATATAGAGCCAGTCAACAGGGCAATGTCAGAGTAGTTCACAAATTACAACGGCTACTCTTAAATAGCTGGTACGCTAAATTAATAGCAGTTCGACGAGTTACTCAAGATAATTCGGGCAAGAAAACCGCAGGAATTGACGGAGTTAAATCCCTATCTCCTAAACAAAGAATGGCACTTGCTGAAGGGTTAAAATTGGGTCACAAAAGTCAACCAACTCGTCGAGTATGGATTCCAAAAGCTGGAACAGATGAAAAACGACCATTAGGAATTCCAACAATGTATGAACGTGCTTTACAAGCAGTAGTAAAACTAATGTTAGAACCCGAATGGGAGGCAAAGTTTGAACCGAATTCTTATGGTTTCCGACCAGCACGTTCAGCCCATGATGCAATCGAAGCAATATTTAATGTAATTAGTCATAAGGCAAAATATGTCTTAGATGCTGACATTTCAAAATGCTTTGATAAAATCAATCATGATAGACTTCTGGCGAAATTAGAAACTTACCCAAAGCTAAGACGACAAATCAAAGCTTGGTTAAAGGCAGGAGTAATGGAGGGAAAATCCCTATTTCCAACCGACGAAGGTACACCACAGGGCGGTGTTCTTAGCCCTTTATTAGCCAATATAGCCTTGCACGGAATGGAAATAAAAGTTAAGCAATACGCGGAAACTTTGAAAGGGAAGAAACAAAGGAATCGAAAAGCATTATCATTAATTAGATATGCAGACGACTTTGTAATAATCCATGAAAATCTAGAGGTCATTCTAAAATGCCAGGAACTAATAAGGGACTGGTTAGCAGAAATGGGACTATAACTCAAACCTAGCAAAACTAAAATTACCCATACTCTTTATGAGTATAACGGGAATTTAGGATTCAATTTCCTTGGATTTAATATCCGACAATACCCAATCAAGGGAATACATAATAGCGGAAAAAATACCAACGGAAAAAGACTAGGTTTTAAAACCCTTATCAAACCCGCCAAAGAAAAAGTAAAACTCCACAATTATAAGATAGGTAATTTAATCCAAAAGCATAAAACGCAACCGCAAAGTGCCTTAATCAAGCAATTAAATACGGTAATAAAAGGATGGACTAATTATTACAAAACAGTAATATGTAAAGACACCTTTTATAAATGCGATAATATCACCTATCAACAACTTAGAGCGTGGAGTCATTACAGACACCCAAGAAAAAATAAGCACTGGATAGTCAGAAAATACTGGCAATCCGAAAAGACAAGAAACTGGGTGTTTAAAACAAAAGACGGATTAACCCTGAATACACACGGTGAAACTGAAAAAGTCAAATACGTCAAGGTACAGGGAGTAAGAAGTCCTTACGACGGGGATATGATCTATTGGAGTAGTCGATTAGGGAAACACCCTGAAATGCCAGCAGAAAAAGCAAATCTATTAAAGAAACAAAGAGGACGCTGTGCATATTGTGGATTACATTTCCGAGATGGAGATTTAATAGAAACCGACCACATTATCCCCAAGTTCAAGGGGGGTAAAAACTCAAAACAAAATAAGCAGTTACTCCATCGACATTGCCACGACCTGAAAACTGCACAGGATATGACGGGTACTCATGATAAGAGCCGTGTAATTGAGGAGCGGAGTGAAACTAAAGTCTCACGCTCCGTTCTGAAGACGAGTCAGGGGGGCGACCCTCTGGCTTAGTTTAATCGCGATGTGAAAGCATCTTCAGGTAAAAGAAAGAGGAAGTGTAAGACTACCTCGGTAGCAATTTCTGTTGAAGCGCCCACCACCTTTAAACCGGTTCAGTTGAGCTTGTGAAAGAGGAATCGCCCCTTCAGGTCGGCGAGGATGTCAACAGTGTATTCCTAGTAATGGCTACAGACCAATGACTCATGACTTTCTTTAACCCGGTCAACCAATTTGAATATTTCTAACGCGCACCGGTACACAAGCATGAGTCATTTGGGCCACTTGCATGGGTTCGCCTTTGCCACACATATTGGTTCCGCATTGGATTCTTTCTGACGCTGGGCCTAGGGCATCTATACTATTCCAAAAATCGGTGGTCATAGAATGATAGGTCACATTTTTTAACATCCCTACGATTTTGCCCTTTTCAATTTTCCAAAAGGCATCTCCGCCAAATTGAAAGTTACGCCGTTGCTGATCAATAGAATAACTGCCAATTCCATCAATTAAAATTCCCTCTTCGGTATCGGCTATCATCTCCTCTAAGCTGGCAGTATGACTTCCCCCATCAGGCCCCGGTTCTAATCCTAAATTGGGAATGCGTACCATAGGAATACTGCCCCAACTATCTGCATAAGCGCTTCCGTTACTGCTTTCTCGTCCTAATCGATGGGCGGTTTCTCGGTCGGTGAGATAGTCTACTAAAATACCCTCTTTAATCACATACCATTGTTGCGCTTTGACTCCTTCATCATCATAAGCGACGGTTCCTCGTCCTGCGGCTTGGGTGCGATCCGCGATAAAGTTAATCCAAGGGGCCCCATATTGCAGTTTTCCTAATTTATCGGTAGTAGCAAAGCTTGTGCCGGCAAAGTTAGCCTCATAGCCATAGACGCGATCTAATTCTGTGGGGTGCCCAACAGATTCATGAATGGTTAACCAGAGATTGGTTGGTTTGAGGATGAGGGTTGTTTGAGTAGAGGGGATTTTAGGGGCGTTTACTTTTTCGATGGCCTCAAGGGCGACTCGATCTACATTGTTTAAGAGGTCTTGCCGATTAATATGTTCATAGCCTAAATTGAGGGGATAACGTTCATAATAGCGAGTTTGGGCATCTCCATTAGCTACTGCTGTGCAACCAAAACCGGCATAACTGCGATAGATGGTTTGTGTAATCAATGATCCTTCTGTGGAGGCGAAGGTTTTTTCTTCTTGGGTAAAACTGAGAAAGGCCTCGGCTTTTTTCACGCCGCGATCACCATAGGCGAGAAGTCCATCAGTCAGGGTTAATAGCAGTTGGGCTTTTTCTTCGATGGGAATGCTAAAAGGATCAATTTCGATGGGAGTTATATAAGTATCTTGATA is from Gloeothece verrucosa PCC 7822 and encodes:
- a CDS encoding GTP-binding protein, with amino-acid sequence MPLPRLLTLIISLGILLGLLLWLIDSIYRLYSQIAWSSPLLAHLMVWLLIVVLGCIIYGFFYYFNVFSSPKQSSKKARYRRIAAKLPQQKTEAASENLKAVKRQVQQIQDKVSQKALLSRSQEIEANLARGELRVVVFGTGSAGKTSLVNALIGEMVGNVEATMGTTQIGETYRLKLKGISREILITDTPGILEAGIAGTQREQLARQLATEADLLLFVIDNDLRQSEYEPLRMLVGIGKRSLLIFNKTDLYSDEDQEVILNQLKQRVQDFINAADIVALAANPQPVQLENGELIQPEPDIIPLIKRLAAILRAEGEDLIADNILLQSQRLGEEARKIIDSQRRRQADKIIDRYQWIGAGVIAVTPLPVVDMLAAAAVNAQMVIEIGQVYNCEINSERGKELALSLGKTLVSLGVVKGAVELLARALQFQVATYIVGKAIQAVTGAYLTRIAGKSFVEYFRHDQDWGDGGITEVVQRQFQLSRKDEFIKAFISDAINKVVKPFSDQWQDPEEEQEEETEEVYVRRNDDDW
- a CDS encoding TldD/PmbA family protein, encoding MVQAPPKKTTAELANLAIELIRQTGCEYGDIRFCSYRNQRYRARDHSLADLRDDINSGFGVRVLYQGAWGFAASHRKTPEEISRIVTLAVEIAKASRLTQQQPVKLVPVEAYQDTYITPIEIDPFSIPIEEKAQLLLTLTDGLLAYGDRGVKKAEAFLSFTQEEKTFASTEGSLITQTIYRSYAGFGCTAVANGDAQTRYYERYPLNLGYEHINRQDLLNNVDRVALEAIEKVNAPKIPSTQTTLILKPTNLWLTIHESVGHPTELDRVYGYEANFAGTSFATTDKLGKLQYGAPWINFIADRTQAAGRGTVAYDDEGVKAQQWYVIKEGILVDYLTDRETAHRLGRESSNGSAYADSWGSIPMVRIPNLGLEPGPDGGSHTASLEEMIADTEEGILIDGIGSYSIDQQRRNFQFGGDAFWKIEKGKIVGMLKNVTYHSMTTDFWNSIDALGPASERIQCGTNMCGKGEPMQVAQMTHACVPVRVRNIQIG
- a CDS encoding YraN family protein, with the translated sequence MTKIGELGEKLVLEWLKAQQWSILHHRWRCRWGEIDIIAQCLTCPTLAFIEVKTRSSGNWDADGLLAINTQKQLKLIRSAGLFLGEYPNLALLPCRFDVAIVSYKKKKCDLNQPIKSDISLGKPVFWEGYQLTLSQYLEAAFESEL
- a CDS encoding RNA-guided endonuclease InsQ/TnpB family protein, translated to MKARYQFRVYPTKDQQIAIARLFGCCRVVWNDALSFCQEKYKQGEKKPSYGELSKRLTQLKKSSEKEWLGEVSSIPLQQSLKDLEQAYSNFFKSCKGERKGKKIKPPKFKKRKSRQSAKFTDNGFKVRQHNVYLPKIGKLRIVWTRPLPSPPSSVTLIKDSADRYFLSFVVEIHPEKLPDNEQSIGIDLGIIDFATFSNGEKVKAPKPLKKRLKRLKKLQRKFSRKKKGSKRREVARKKVAKLHAKIADTRKDFLHKLSTRVVRENQTIALEDLNTSGLMKNRKLARAISDLGWCTFRDMLTAKSEKYGRDLRIIDRWEPTSQKCSCCGKKGGKKELYVREWLCLFCGTWHDRDVNAAKNILVAGGLSETLNGVRLVQSK